The proteins below are encoded in one region of Rhodoluna lacicola:
- a CDS encoding demethylmenaquinone methyltransferase, with amino-acid sequence MSKANLDKKPADVAAMFDEVAPTYDLTNALLSFGQDRRWRKIVRNAVSPKSGQKILDLAAGTGASSVAFLKPGVKVVAGDFSEGMLAVGRQRHPEIEFVFADATKLPFTDGEFDAVTISFGLRNVVDVPKALAEMYRVTKPGGVIVICEFSRVTSRWFAPFYNFYLNKVLPAFSSLASKTPEAYSYLSESILAWPNQHELKLKIEKAGYTDVTFRNLTFGIVAVHKGTKAPSKAGTK; translated from the coding sequence GTGAGTAAAGCCAATCTAGACAAAAAACCGGCCGATGTTGCCGCGATGTTCGATGAAGTGGCACCCACCTATGACCTAACCAACGCCCTACTATCTTTTGGGCAGGATCGTCGCTGGCGCAAAATTGTGCGCAACGCGGTTTCACCAAAGAGCGGTCAGAAAATCCTTGATCTTGCTGCGGGAACCGGGGCGTCATCGGTGGCCTTCTTGAAGCCGGGTGTAAAAGTTGTTGCCGGCGATTTCTCAGAGGGCATGCTTGCGGTTGGCCGTCAGCGTCACCCAGAGATTGAGTTTGTTTTTGCAGATGCCACCAAGTTGCCATTTACAGACGGCGAGTTTGACGCGGTCACAATTTCTTTTGGTCTGCGAAATGTTGTTGACGTGCCCAAGGCGCTCGCCGAAATGTACAGGGTGACCAAGCCCGGTGGTGTGATTGTGATCTGCGAATTCTCAAGAGTCACCAGTCGCTGGTTTGCACCCTTCTACAACTTCTACCTCAACAAGGTGCTGCCGGCATTCTCTAGCTTGGCCAGCAAGACACCAGAGGCCTACAGCTATTTGTCGGAGTCAATCTTGGCCTGGCCAAATCAGCACGAACTCAAATTGAAAATTGAAAAAGCTGGCTACACCGATGTCACTTTCCGCAACCTAACCTTTGGTATCGTTGCGGTCCACAAGGGAACCAAAGCCCCATCGAAGGCTGGCACTAAGTGA
- a CDS encoding TerC family protein has product MNVELWMWTSVIGLILVMLLIDLFAHRKAHEIAVKEAAIWSAFWVATGVAFGVLMWNYFGAEFGQQYFAGFLIEKSLAVDNVFIWAIIFASFAVPRKYQHRVLFLGVLGALVFRGIFIAAGSVIIESFAWVLYLFAAFLIFTGIQMLRKRSEHSDPSKSKFFRWFSRIVPSTNEYHGQKLFIRKNGALIATPLLMVLVLIEFTDIIFAVDSIPAIFAVTSEPFLVFTANAFAILGLRAMYFLLADMMHRFVYLKLGLALVLIWVGIKMGLHDIVKIPTPISLGVIIAILAVAIIASFRVTRVSGDNKPEAVKVGE; this is encoded by the coding sequence ATGAACGTCGAACTCTGGATGTGGACCTCGGTTATCGGGTTGATCTTGGTGATGCTGCTGATTGACCTGTTCGCTCACCGCAAGGCTCACGAGATTGCCGTGAAAGAGGCTGCAATTTGGTCGGCGTTCTGGGTGGCCACCGGAGTGGCTTTTGGAGTTTTGATGTGGAATTATTTTGGCGCCGAATTTGGCCAGCAGTACTTCGCCGGATTCTTGATTGAGAAATCTCTTGCCGTCGACAACGTATTTATTTGGGCAATAATTTTTGCCAGCTTCGCAGTGCCAAGAAAGTATCAGCACCGCGTGCTTTTCCTTGGTGTTTTGGGCGCACTGGTATTCCGTGGAATCTTTATCGCCGCAGGATCCGTAATCATCGAGAGTTTCGCATGGGTACTTTACCTTTTTGCCGCATTCCTGATCTTCACCGGCATTCAAATGTTGCGCAAGCGCTCAGAGCACAGCGACCCATCTAAGTCGAAATTCTTCAGATGGTTCTCTCGCATCGTTCCTTCGACCAACGAGTACCACGGCCAAAAGCTATTCATTAGAAAGAACGGCGCGCTAATCGCAACACCGCTTTTGATGGTTCTGGTTTTGATTGAGTTCACCGACATAATCTTTGCCGTCGACTCGATTCCGGCTATCTTTGCGGTGACCTCGGAGCCATTCCTAGTTTTCACCGCAAACGCCTTTGCAATCCTGGGTCTTCGAGCGATGTACTTCTTACTTGCCGACATGATGCACCGATTTGTTTACCTCAAGCTAGGTTTGGCGCTGGTGCTCATTTGGGTTGGTATCAAGATGGGTCTGCACGACATTGTCAAAATTCCAACCCCGATATCCCTCGGCGTGATCATTGCAATTCTTGCGGTGGCGATTATTGCAAGCTTCAGAGTCACGCGTGTAAGTGGCGATAACAAGCCTGAGGCGGTAAAAGTAGGAGAATAG
- a CDS encoding polyprenyl synthetase family protein, which translates to MSPISLPRQLKKVSDRALLKSLEAGLEIVEENLKQATSHADKIAGASARHLVDAGGKRVRPTLVLLSAQLGDAKNQDIIDAAVVVELTHLATLYHDDVMDDAPTRRGVPTAQMIWGNSIAILTGDLLFARASQVGSRLGEESLILQADTFERLCLGQLHETIGPNESEDPIAHYIQVMADKTGSLIAAAARLGIMLSGAPREYLEPMGAYGEKVGVAFQLIDDVIDISAAGPSGKTPGTDLRAGVPTLPVLLLRKAAAAGDTEAVSLLALIDGGLEDDARLQEALVRLRNHPVAEQAYLEAKRWADDAVASISVLPDGPVKNALALFAQAVVDRNN; encoded by the coding sequence GTGAGCCCAATCTCGCTGCCTCGTCAGCTAAAGAAAGTTTCAGATCGCGCTCTTCTAAAATCACTTGAAGCTGGCCTAGAAATTGTTGAAGAAAACCTAAAGCAGGCAACCTCTCACGCTGACAAGATTGCTGGCGCCTCGGCAAGGCACCTTGTTGACGCAGGTGGCAAGCGCGTTCGTCCAACTCTCGTCTTGCTTTCGGCCCAACTTGGTGACGCAAAAAACCAAGACATCATTGATGCGGCAGTTGTAGTTGAGCTAACCCACCTGGCCACCCTGTATCACGACGATGTAATGGACGATGCTCCAACTCGTCGTGGCGTGCCGACGGCACAAATGATTTGGGGTAACTCCATTGCAATCTTGACCGGCGATCTTTTGTTTGCTCGCGCATCGCAGGTTGGCTCACGCCTTGGCGAAGAATCTCTTATTTTGCAAGCCGATACCTTCGAGCGTCTTTGCCTTGGTCAGTTACACGAGACCATCGGACCAAACGAATCCGAAGACCCAATTGCCCACTACATCCAGGTGATGGCAGATAAAACCGGTTCTCTTATCGCCGCGGCAGCAAGACTTGGCATCATGCTTTCTGGAGCACCGCGCGAATACCTGGAACCAATGGGTGCCTACGGCGAAAAAGTTGGAGTTGCTTTCCAGTTGATTGATGACGTGATTGACATTTCTGCAGCTGGCCCATCAGGAAAAACTCCCGGCACAGATCTTCGTGCCGGTGTGCCAACTCTTCCAGTTTTGCTCCTCCGCAAAGCAGCAGCAGCCGGTGACACAGAAGCCGTTTCACTTCTAGCTTTGATTGATGGTGGACTTGAAGATGACGCGCGATTGCAAGAAGCCCTCGTGCGTTTGCGCAACCACCCGGTTGCCGAGCAGGCCTATCTAGAGGCCAAGCGCTGGGCCGATGATGCGGTTGCTTCAATCAGTGTCTTGCCGGATGGTCCAGTAAAGAACGCCCTAGCGCTGTTCGCTCAAGCTGTAGTAGATCGCAACAACTAA
- a CDS encoding LacI family DNA-binding transcriptional regulator, with product MAGIEDVARLAGVSTATVSRALSGKDVVSEKARQKVEEAARELGYIASHSAYTLATGRNRNIGVVMPYVDRWFFSSALEAIESTLIEHGYDLTLYNMSGGAEQRKKIFTDFLLRKRVDAVITLAVHPDEEELAQLDKMKKPIIAIGGQVHGARSLSMNDHDAGKLATEHLLSLGHTRVANISGAVKTDREFNQADKRREGYLEAMHEAGLETRKNWLVEADYTAQGAYKVAKQMLGDPKNSPTAIFANSDEMGFGAMMAAKDLGLRVPEDISVIGIDNHDMAELFGLTTIDQNVRAQGAEAARLLISVLSDPTLDSHVNVEEDVEWPVSLLIRSSTARPAVGAR from the coding sequence ATGGCTGGCATCGAAGACGTTGCAAGGCTTGCGGGCGTTTCAACCGCAACGGTCTCGCGTGCCCTGAGCGGCAAAGACGTTGTCTCAGAGAAGGCCCGTCAAAAGGTTGAAGAGGCCGCTCGCGAACTTGGCTACATCGCCTCACACTCTGCCTACACCTTGGCCACGGGCCGCAATCGAAATATCGGTGTGGTTATGCCATACGTTGATCGATGGTTTTTCTCTTCGGCCCTGGAAGCAATTGAATCAACTCTCATTGAGCACGGCTACGACCTGACGCTCTACAACATGAGCGGTGGTGCCGAGCAACGCAAAAAGATTTTCACCGATTTTCTTTTGCGCAAGCGAGTTGACGCCGTGATTACTCTTGCGGTTCATCCCGATGAAGAAGAACTTGCTCAACTCGACAAAATGAAAAAGCCGATCATCGCTATTGGTGGTCAGGTGCATGGTGCCAGAAGCCTTTCGATGAATGACCACGATGCCGGCAAACTTGCCACCGAGCACTTGCTTTCACTTGGGCACACTCGCGTTGCCAACATTAGCGGTGCGGTTAAGACCGACCGAGAATTTAATCAGGCAGACAAACGCCGCGAGGGTTACCTTGAGGCTATGCATGAAGCCGGTCTTGAGACTCGAAAGAACTGGTTGGTTGAAGCCGACTACACCGCGCAGGGCGCCTACAAAGTTGCCAAGCAGATGCTGGGTGATCCAAAGAATTCACCAACCGCAATTTTTGCCAACTCCGATGAAATGGGTTTTGGCGCAATGATGGCCGCCAAAGATCTTGGCCTTCGAGTGCCCGAAGACATTTCAGTTATCGGAATCGACAACCACGACATGGCAGAGCTGTTTGGACTCACCACGATTGATCAGAATGTTCGAGCTCAAGGGGCTGAAGCTGCGCGACTGCTAATTTCAGTTTTGAGCGACCCCACCCTGGACAGTCATGTGAACGTTGAAGAAGACGTGGAGTGGCCAGTGAGTCTTTTGATTCGCTCGAGCACCGCCCGCCCTGCCGTGGGTGCCCGATAA
- a CDS encoding acyl-CoA thioesterase codes for MSEIEFTTRKWVRPEDLNANGTLFGGSLLKWIDEEATIYAILQLGNRRVVTKIISEINFVASAIKGDLIEMGLVATKFGTTSITMRAEVRNMVTKKNILTVDHIVFVSLDQEGKPLPHGYTEVSTDRDRIPQEHL; via the coding sequence TTGAGCGAGATCGAGTTCACCACCCGCAAGTGGGTTCGCCCAGAAGACCTGAACGCCAACGGCACCTTATTTGGTGGCAGCCTACTTAAGTGGATTGACGAAGAGGCCACAATTTACGCCATTCTTCAGCTGGGAAACCGTCGCGTGGTCACCAAAATCATCTCTGAAATCAATTTTGTTGCCTCGGCAATTAAGGGTGACCTGATTGAAATGGGTCTGGTAGCTACCAAGTTTGGCACTACCTCAATCACCATGCGAGCCGAGGTTCGCAACATGGTCACAAAGAAGAACATTCTGACGGTGGACCACATAGTCTTTGTAAGTCTGGATCAGGAAGGTAAGCCGCTTCCTCATGGTTATACAGAGGTAAGCACCGATAGGGATCGAATCCCGCAAGAGCATCTCTAG
- a CDS encoding sodium-dependent bicarbonate transport family permease, giving the protein MDSIQLALANIASPPVLAFILGLSLVLVRSQLQIPGQIFDFLSIYLLLAIGIKGGVSLSTTPAAEVWLPVLVAIGVGCLIPIAVFFGLKLITPLDKINRGALAAHYGSTSLVTFTAGLVFLENANLAVEGYMPSLLAVMEVPGIIVGILLAKRSSRDGALSTALNEVFTSKSVILLIGGILIGFITGPTGYEKVEPFFGSIFTGMLTIFLLQLGIQAGKSVKEARRAGFGLLAFALGFPLVSGALGVAISQAIGISQGGSVVFGLLCASASYIAAPAAVKLSLPDAKPGLYITTSLGITFPMNLFVGIPFLTWFSGVIL; this is encoded by the coding sequence GTGGATTCAATACAACTCGCCCTGGCAAATATCGCCTCCCCTCCCGTTTTGGCCTTCATTCTTGGGCTTTCGCTGGTCCTAGTTCGCAGCCAACTGCAAATTCCCGGTCAGATATTTGATTTTCTGTCGATCTACCTTTTGCTTGCAATCGGCATCAAGGGCGGAGTTTCGCTGAGCACCACACCAGCCGCCGAGGTGTGGCTGCCGGTGCTGGTGGCTATCGGTGTTGGCTGCTTGATTCCAATCGCGGTATTTTTTGGACTCAAGCTGATTACTCCGCTGGACAAAATAAATCGTGGTGCCCTGGCCGCTCATTACGGTTCTACATCGCTGGTCACCTTCACCGCCGGTCTGGTCTTTCTAGAGAACGCTAATTTGGCGGTTGAGGGGTACATGCCCTCGCTGCTTGCCGTCATGGAGGTTCCTGGCATCATCGTGGGCATCCTGTTGGCTAAGCGGTCGTCGCGAGATGGCGCGCTGTCAACCGCGCTCAACGAAGTGTTTACCTCCAAATCGGTGATTCTTTTGATTGGTGGAATTTTGATTGGGTTCATCACTGGCCCCACCGGCTACGAAAAAGTCGAGCCATTCTTTGGCAGCATTTTCACCGGCATGCTCACGATCTTCCTGCTGCAACTGGGTATCCAGGCTGGCAAAAGCGTGAAGGAAGCGCGTCGTGCCGGCTTTGGTCTGCTGGCCTTTGCCCTGGGATTTCCGTTGGTCTCGGGCGCTCTGGGAGTTGCCATCTCCCAAGCTATTGGCATCAGTCAGGGTGGCTCGGTGGTTTTTGGCCTGCTCTGCGCGAGTGCCTCTTATATCGCTGCTCCGGCTGCCGTCAAGCTTTCATTACCCGATGCAAAACCCGGGCTCTACATCACCACCAGCCTGGGCATCACATTCCCGATGAACCTTTTCGTGGGCATCCCTTTTTTGACCTGGTTCTCCGGGGTGATCCTTTAG
- the menD gene encoding 2-succinyl-5-enolpyruvyl-6-hydroxy-3-cyclohexene-1-carboxylic-acid synthase — MSQSSSPAQSFAAQLLASLAKAGVRNFFLAPGARSQALAIAAGQLAEAGKIDLHIRLDERGMGFTAVGAALASGQPSVLITTSGTAVANLHPAVLEAHHSGVPLILLTADRPHELRGVGANQTTNQIGIFNDAVRECVDVPAPNGNDGEAREASQLAVNAIAVAMGYDGDQPGPVQLNLAFREPLSSTSPNAAELNPLIELPDIFEPNPEFAMLSAEVPTVVVAGAGAGSEAVELAEAFGWPILAEPSSGARHGANAIIGYRRILENHELAKEIRRVVIYGKPTLGRAVIRLLFNEEVEVVVVRSKVMGHFDVSRRASKVVDEIAIDNEVSFEWLERWRLADAEVTAPESSKLDRRTLVEAVWNATNGPDQLLLGASRLIREADAWAPAKLLLVYSNRGLAGIDGTVATATGLALIEREGTTRALIGDLTLLHDASSLAIDPADGDLNIQIVVGNDGGGTIFSGLEMAEQLEPKTFERLFTTPQQVDIWHLAQAYGWNYIRVESTAELETALQTTGRVVIDVRLK; from the coding sequence ATGAGCCAAAGTAGTTCGCCGGCTCAAAGTTTTGCTGCACAACTATTAGCTTCACTGGCCAAAGCTGGTGTTCGCAATTTCTTTCTAGCTCCGGGTGCTCGCTCTCAGGCGCTTGCCATCGCCGCGGGGCAATTGGCTGAAGCCGGAAAAATCGACCTTCACATACGCCTTGATGAACGCGGCATGGGTTTTACCGCGGTTGGTGCAGCGCTCGCCAGTGGGCAGCCATCGGTGTTGATTACTACTTCTGGAACCGCAGTCGCCAACCTGCACCCCGCAGTGCTTGAAGCGCACCACTCAGGTGTGCCACTCATTCTTTTGACCGCAGACCGCCCGCACGAATTGCGTGGCGTTGGCGCAAACCAAACTACAAATCAAATTGGAATTTTTAACGACGCCGTGCGCGAGTGCGTTGACGTGCCGGCGCCAAACGGAAACGACGGCGAAGCACGCGAAGCAAGTCAACTGGCAGTGAATGCAATTGCAGTTGCCATGGGTTACGACGGCGATCAGCCGGGTCCGGTGCAACTGAACCTGGCCTTTCGCGAGCCGCTATCGTCTACCTCGCCAAATGCTGCCGAGTTGAATCCGCTGATTGAACTTCCGGATATTTTTGAACCGAACCCAGAATTTGCGATGCTGTCGGCCGAAGTTCCAACGGTTGTTGTGGCTGGTGCCGGAGCAGGTTCCGAAGCCGTTGAACTTGCCGAAGCCTTTGGTTGGCCGATTCTTGCCGAGCCTTCATCGGGTGCGCGTCACGGAGCAAACGCAATCATTGGTTATCGCCGAATTCTAGAGAACCACGAGCTTGCCAAAGAGATTCGCCGAGTGGTCATCTACGGCAAGCCAACGCTTGGCCGAGCGGTGATTCGACTGCTCTTCAACGAAGAGGTTGAAGTTGTCGTTGTGCGAAGCAAGGTGATGGGGCACTTTGATGTTTCGCGACGAGCCTCGAAGGTCGTTGATGAAATTGCCATTGACAACGAAGTCAGCTTTGAATGGCTTGAGCGTTGGCGGTTGGCAGATGCTGAGGTAACCGCCCCAGAGTCATCGAAGTTAGATCGCCGGACATTGGTGGAGGCGGTTTGGAATGCCACCAACGGGCCGGATCAGCTGTTACTGGGTGCATCGCGTTTGATTCGCGAGGCAGATGCCTGGGCACCGGCCAAGCTTTTGCTGGTCTACTCAAACCGCGGACTTGCCGGCATAGATGGCACCGTGGCCACCGCTACCGGCCTTGCTCTAATCGAGCGCGAGGGCACTACCCGTGCCCTGATTGGTGACTTGACCCTGCTGCATGACGCATCATCGCTGGCAATTGATCCGGCCGATGGAGATCTAAATATCCAGATTGTGGTTGGCAATGACGGTGGCGGCACGATTTTCTCTGGTCTTGAAATGGCAGAGCAACTTGAACCCAAAACTTTTGAAAGATTGTTTACCACCCCGCAGCAGGTGGACATTTGGCACCTGGCTCAGGCTTACGGCTGGAATTACATTCGGGTAGAGAGCACCGCAGAACTTGAGACAGCACTGCAGACCACCGGTCGCGTAGTAATTGATGTGCGACTGAAGTAA
- a CDS encoding helix-turn-helix transcriptional regulator, with protein MANWTFLTHHGHVLVAIAQDPELTIDQISAKVGITARATAGILNDLVDAGYLVKEKVGRNNRYTVHGELAMRHPLNDHTKVADLLSLFG; from the coding sequence ATGGCCAACTGGACTTTTCTTACTCACCACGGACACGTGCTGGTGGCGATTGCCCAGGACCCGGAACTAACCATCGATCAAATCTCAGCAAAAGTTGGCATCACCGCAAGGGCGACCGCCGGCATTCTCAACGATTTGGTTGACGCAGGCTACCTGGTCAAAGAAAAAGTTGGCCGCAACAACCGCTACACCGTTCACGGCGAATTAGCGATGCGGCACCCGCTCAATGACCACACCAAGGTGGCTGACCTGCTATCGCTGTTTGGCTAA
- a CDS encoding YajQ family cyclic di-GMP-binding protein: MADSTFDIVSKVDKQEANNALMQAQKEIESRYDFKGVGAEIDWSGEKILMKASSEERVKAVLDVFQSKLVKRGISLKSFVDGKPYPSGKEYRIEGELKNGIDQENAKKISKIIREEGPKSVKCQIQGDELRVQSKSRDDLQETMALLKGKDLEVDVQFQNFR; this comes from the coding sequence ATGGCTGATTCAACATTCGACATCGTAAGCAAGGTAGACAAGCAAGAAGCGAACAACGCTTTGATGCAGGCTCAAAAGGAAATTGAGTCACGTTATGACTTCAAGGGAGTAGGCGCCGAGATTGACTGGTCAGGCGAAAAGATTTTGATGAAAGCATCTAGCGAAGAGCGCGTCAAGGCAGTGCTAGACGTGTTCCAGTCAAAGTTAGTGAAGCGCGGCATCTCGCTAAAGAGTTTTGTAGACGGAAAGCCTTACCCATCGGGCAAGGAATACCGCATTGAGGGCGAGCTCAAGAACGGCATCGACCAAGAGAACGCCAAAAAGATTTCAAAGATCATTCGCGAAGAAGGCCCAAAGAGTGTGAAGTGCCAAATTCAGGGTGACGAGCTTCGCGTGCAAAGCAAGAGCCGCGATGACCTACAGGAAACCATGGCCCTACTCAAGGGCAAGGACCTAGAGGTCGATGTGCAATTTCAAAACTTTAGATAA
- a CDS encoding MFS transporter yields the protein MALTKARANQANNAIAAIFFIQGIVGVTQIPRIPELIDQVGADFGIWGLISGLAGLGGMLGLLYTSRLIARFGTKNVTIVGGAGQALFVMALIFAHDPITYLVFTALGALSGSTLNISINSQSVALQKALNRVIIGRFHASWSIGATLSAILSGFLATFMPLWIHLMLIPGLGIAALFIFGRNLLVASEDGHGQGQSKGKKQSFFKMPGQVWLLSAGLFTGVFGELAMMDWSAVYAKNVLLLDAGRGAIPYAAFSTAMIIGRLSINKLGSKWHISTVARVAGLLAGISLAAGVTLGSILATTNQDAALIAVAICFFFAGLGSAPMVPSFFSAAGYVKGLNTAQVLARMSFMNSIAIIGAKYLMGALALNVGLTLAFAFPVLTFLAAGVLAGMVAKRAKASETLNSAYPATGAMSVVED from the coding sequence ATGGCACTTACTAAAGCACGCGCGAATCAGGCTAATAACGCAATTGCCGCAATCTTTTTCATCCAAGGAATTGTTGGTGTCACCCAGATCCCACGCATCCCGGAACTTATTGATCAGGTTGGTGCTGACTTTGGGATTTGGGGCTTAATCTCCGGCCTTGCCGGCCTTGGCGGAATGCTGGGCTTGCTTTACACGTCTCGACTGATTGCAAGATTCGGAACAAAAAATGTAACCATCGTGGGTGGTGCGGGCCAGGCACTATTTGTGATGGCTTTGATTTTTGCCCACGACCCAATTACCTACCTTGTCTTTACGGCGCTGGGTGCACTCAGCGGCAGCACTCTAAATATCTCGATCAACTCACAGTCAGTGGCGCTGCAAAAAGCATTGAACCGAGTGATTATTGGTCGCTTTCATGCCTCCTGGAGCATTGGTGCAACTCTCTCGGCAATTCTGAGTGGATTCTTGGCCACCTTTATGCCGCTCTGGATACACCTGATGCTTATTCCAGGTCTTGGTATTGCGGCACTGTTTATTTTTGGTCGCAATCTTCTGGTTGCAAGTGAAGATGGGCACGGCCAAGGTCAGAGCAAGGGCAAGAAGCAATCCTTCTTCAAGATGCCGGGTCAGGTTTGGTTGCTTTCTGCCGGACTCTTCACCGGAGTGTTCGGTGAACTGGCCATGATGGACTGGTCTGCTGTCTATGCAAAGAACGTGTTGTTGCTTGATGCCGGCCGAGGAGCAATTCCCTACGCAGCTTTTTCAACCGCCATGATTATTGGCAGGCTTTCAATTAATAAGTTGGGCAGTAAGTGGCACATCAGCACAGTGGCTAGGGTTGCTGGTTTGCTGGCGGGAATATCTCTCGCCGCAGGTGTCACACTCGGTTCAATTCTTGCGACCACCAATCAAGACGCTGCTCTGATTGCGGTTGCCATCTGTTTCTTCTTTGCCGGCTTGGGTTCAGCACCCATGGTGCCATCGTTCTTTAGTGCAGCTGGTTACGTAAAGGGCCTCAACACCGCACAAGTTTTGGCTCGCATGAGCTTCATGAACTCGATTGCGATTATCGGTGCCAAATATCTGATGGGTGCATTGGCGCTCAACGTTGGTCTAACGCTTGCGTTTGCATTCCCGGTGCTTACCTTCTTAGCGGCGGGAGTACTGGCCGGCATGGTGGCCAAGCGGGCCAAGGCAAGTGAAACTTTAAATTCTGCCTATCCGGCTACCGGTGCGATGTCAGTGGTTGAGGACTAA
- a CDS encoding isochorismate synthase, giving the protein MTAGQKLTLTTRELHTDDFKLLSHLPETPLAFIRGGDGIVGWGEAVRLESNLSAGRVADLAAQWRTLVAAAEVTDEVQLPGTGLVAFGTFAFSDLSKAASTLIVPQVILGSRDGRVWLTTVSGAAAPDFWTHSAEYKANASINFETGEISAEKFKELVSSAVEKINSGTLAKVVLARDVIAKLPEKFDVRSVLQKLAHQYPTCWVYSVDGMFGASPELLVRVSHAQVSARVLAGTAGRGTDPGVDQAIAVALAASSKNTAEHAFAVDSLVKSLAPFCTHVDADPTPFSLALPNVWHLASDVHGVLREDASVLDVAAALHPTAAVAGTPTDVAQNLIAKLEGSDRGRYAGPVGWIGADGDGEWAIGLRGAQITDKTIRAFAGCGIVAESEPEAELAETDLKFRPIREALA; this is encoded by the coding sequence ATGACAGCTGGTCAAAAGTTGACTCTCACCACCCGTGAACTGCACACCGATGACTTCAAGCTCCTCTCCCACCTTCCCGAGACCCCCTTGGCTTTCATCCGCGGCGGCGATGGAATCGTGGGTTGGGGCGAGGCGGTTCGGTTAGAGAGCAACCTTTCTGCTGGGCGGGTAGCAGATTTGGCGGCCCAGTGGCGCACCCTGGTTGCCGCGGCTGAGGTGACCGATGAGGTGCAACTGCCAGGTACCGGTTTGGTTGCCTTTGGCACCTTTGCATTTTCTGACCTAAGCAAAGCAGCCAGCACTTTGATTGTGCCCCAGGTGATCCTTGGCAGCCGAGACGGTCGAGTCTGGCTGACCACGGTATCGGGAGCAGCCGCGCCAGATTTTTGGACCCACAGCGCCGAATACAAGGCCAACGCCTCAATCAATTTTGAGACCGGTGAGATTTCGGCAGAAAAATTTAAGGAACTGGTTTCTTCTGCTGTTGAAAAAATAAACTCTGGCACGCTAGCCAAGGTTGTCTTGGCCAGAGACGTTATTGCAAAACTGCCAGAGAAATTTGATGTTCGAAGCGTGCTGCAGAAATTAGCTCACCAGTATCCAACCTGTTGGGTCTACTCGGTCGATGGAATGTTTGGCGCCTCACCGGAATTGTTGGTTCGTGTTTCACACGCTCAGGTTTCTGCCCGAGTCCTGGCTGGTACCGCCGGTCGCGGCACTGACCCGGGAGTTGATCAAGCCATTGCCGTGGCCCTGGCTGCATCTTCAAAAAATACCGCCGAGCATGCCTTTGCAGTTGATTCGCTGGTTAAGTCGCTTGCGCCTTTTTGCACTCACGTTGATGCTGATCCAACGCCATTTAGTTTGGCGCTGCCGAATGTTTGGCATCTTGCCAGTGATGTGCACGGTGTGCTTCGCGAAGATGCATCGGTGCTTGATGTTGCTGCAGCGCTGCACCCAACCGCGGCAGTTGCCGGAACCCCCACCGATGTCGCGCAAAACTTAATCGCAAAGCTTGAGGGAAGCGATCGTGGCCGCTATGCCGGTCCGGTGGGTTGGATTGGTGCCGATGGTGATGGCGAGTGGGCAATTGGTTTGCGAGGTGCTCAAATCACCGATAAAACTATTCGTGCCTTTGCCGGCTGTGGAATTGTTGCAGAGTCAGAACCGGAAGCCGAACTTGCCGAGACTGATCTCAAGTTCCGACCAATTCGCGAGGCCCTGGCCTAA